One region of Lebetimonas natsushimae genomic DNA includes:
- the rny gene encoding ribonuclease Y, with protein MNVLIILAVSILSALAGYFIAKKMDEAKYEIFVEQAKAKAKAIEHEAEILLENTKTKVKEMELQAQNEFEKQKLDLEKEYENKLNEILKKEEEIEKLVEKQLEESQKLENERKDFEKEKTVIQKLKDTYNQKIKILQEKLENVAGLTKNEAKEILLNSVKEDLKEDVAHLTRKIIKEAENDAKKKANFIIAQATTRYAGDFAGERLINVVAIGDDEMKGRIIGKEGKNIKTLEMVTGCDIIIDDTPGAITVSSFNIYRRQIAVETIKRLVEDGRIQPARIEEVYQKVTEEFEEKVLREGEDIIVDLGLAGAKIHPEIVKLIGRLKYRASYGQNALAHSLEVAHLAGIMAAEMGGDELLAKRAGLLHDIGKALTHDFGGDHVTLGYDLCKRYKEPEVVLNAIKAHHGHEEAKSVEAAAVCAADALSAARPGARREVLEAFLKRVESIENIATSYPEVINAYALNAGREVRVIVEADLVNDDEAVLLSREIAKRIEQEVSFPGEIKVTVIREKRAVSIAAA; from the coding sequence ATGAACGTTTTAATAATTTTAGCCGTTTCGATATTATCCGCTCTCGCGGGTTACTTTATAGCGAAAAAAATGGATGAGGCTAAGTATGAAATTTTTGTAGAACAGGCTAAAGCAAAAGCAAAAGCTATTGAGCACGAAGCTGAAATATTACTTGAAAATACTAAAACAAAAGTAAAAGAGATGGAGCTTCAGGCTCAAAATGAATTTGAAAAACAAAAATTAGACCTTGAAAAAGAATATGAAAACAAGTTAAATGAAATTTTGAAAAAAGAGGAAGAAATTGAAAAATTGGTAGAAAAACAGCTTGAAGAATCTCAAAAATTGGAAAATGAAAGAAAAGATTTTGAAAAAGAAAAAACTGTTATTCAAAAACTAAAAGATACTTATAATCAAAAAATAAAAATTCTTCAGGAAAAACTTGAAAATGTTGCGGGCCTTACAAAAAATGAAGCAAAAGAGATACTTTTAAACAGTGTAAAAGAGGATTTGAAAGAAGATGTAGCACATCTTACAAGGAAAATAATAAAAGAAGCTGAAAATGATGCCAAGAAAAAAGCCAATTTTATTATAGCTCAGGCTACTACAAGATATGCCGGTGATTTTGCAGGTGAAAGACTTATAAATGTTGTGGCTATCGGAGATGATGAAATGAAAGGCAGAATTATTGGAAAAGAGGGTAAAAATATTAAAACCCTTGAAATGGTTACAGGCTGTGATATTATAATTGACGATACACCTGGGGCTATAACAGTGAGCAGTTTTAATATTTACAGACGCCAGATTGCAGTTGAAACCATTAAAAGATTAGTAGAAGACGGAAGAATTCAGCCTGCAAGAATAGAAGAGGTTTATCAAAAAGTTACAGAAGAATTTGAAGAAAAAGTTTTAAGAGAAGGTGAAGATATTATTGTAGATTTAGGTCTTGCAGGAGCCAAAATACATCCTGAAATAGTTAAATTAATAGGTAGGCTCAAATACCGTGCAAGTTACGGACAAAACGCACTTGCCCATTCTCTTGAAGTGGCGCATTTAGCAGGAATTATGGCTGCAGAAATGGGAGGAGATGAACTGCTTGCAAAAAGAGCGGGGTTACTTCATGATATAGGAAAAGCCCTGACTCATGATTTTGGGGGAGACCACGTAACTCTTGGATATGATTTATGCAAAAGATACAAAGAACCTGAAGTTGTGTTAAATGCAATAAAAGCACACCACGGGCATGAAGAAGCTAAAAGTGTTGAAGCAGCTGCTGTTTGTGCTGCAGATGCTCTCTCCGCTGCAAGACCCGGAGCCAGAAGAGAAGTCCTTGAGGCTTTCTTAAAAAGGGTAGAATCAATTGAAAATATTGCTACAAGTTATCCTGAAGTTATAAATGCATATGCGCTTAATGCCGGCAGGGAGGTCAGGGTGATAGTTGAAGCCGATTTGGTTAATGATGACGAAGCGGTGCTCTTAAGCCGGGAAATTGCTAAAAGAATAGAACAAGAAGTTAGTTTTCCAGGTGAGATTAAAGTAACAGTTATAAGGGAAAAAAGGGCTGTTTCCATTGCAGCGGCATAA